Proteins encoded within one genomic window of Desulfuromonas acetoxidans DSM 684:
- a CDS encoding sensor domain-containing diguanylate cyclase, protein MIFSQIFETINTGLVVLDKEMTVRHWNRWMALHSQIDKEEIVGKNLFEFFPALDRPHFQRNCRSVLAFGHFCFFSQKLHKYLFPMTPAGSLAEEFDYMQQSCSMGPLRNAEGQVEFLYLSVQDVSEVVSYQKKLVRMNQTDPLTGVYNRNFMESQLEKEVVRCQRFKHNLSLLMIDVDLFKNVNDNYGHQCGDFALKEITQRISAKIRQTDFLIRYGGDEFCCLLTETAPDKAIKVAELLRQQICNSPFQFKDITFNVTISIGVAGFDETDIDVESLLRKADSALYMAKQSGRNTVIDTFS, encoded by the coding sequence GTGATTTTTTCGCAGATTTTTGAAACCATCAATACCGGTCTGGTTGTCCTCGACAAAGAGATGACGGTGCGCCACTGGAACCGCTGGATGGCCCTTCACAGCCAGATTGACAAGGAAGAGATCGTCGGCAAAAATCTTTTCGAATTTTTCCCGGCACTTGACCGTCCCCACTTTCAGCGAAACTGCCGTTCCGTTCTGGCGTTTGGCCATTTTTGTTTTTTTTCACAAAAACTGCACAAATACCTGTTTCCGATGACACCCGCCGGTTCTCTGGCTGAAGAATTCGACTATATGCAGCAAAGCTGTTCCATGGGGCCATTGCGCAATGCCGAGGGTCAGGTTGAATTTTTATACCTCTCGGTCCAGGACGTCAGTGAAGTTGTCTCCTACCAGAAAAAACTGGTGCGCATGAACCAGACAGACCCACTCACCGGGGTCTATAATCGCAATTTTATGGAATCACAGCTTGAAAAAGAGGTGGTCCGCTGTCAGCGCTTCAAACACAACCTCAGCTTGTTGATGATTGATGTCGACCTGTTTAAGAACGTCAATGACAACTACGGCCATCAATGCGGCGACTTTGCGTTAAAAGAGATCACCCAACGCATTTCGGCAAAAATACGCCAAACCGATTTTCTCATCCGTTATGGTGGCGATGAATTCTGCTGCTTACTGACGGAAACCGCTCCGGACAAAGCAATCAAAGTCGCGGAATTGCTCCGCCAACAAATCTGCAACAGCCCGTTCCAGTTTAAAGACATCACCTTCAACGTCACCATCAGCATCGGGGTTGCCGGTTTTGATGAAACAGACATTGATGTTGAAAGCCTGCTGCGTAAAGCAGACAGCG